The stretch of DNA AAAACAAGGTGGTTATGCCTCCCATGTGCATGTATAAAGCCAAAGAGGATGGGGAAGTGACTCCTTTTCACCTCACCCATTATACGGCACGCGCGATTGGCGGAGTAGGTCTCATTATTGTCGAAGCAACAGCAGTTGAACCTCGTGGACGCATCAGCGACAATGACATTGGTCTTTGGGACGATGCGCACATCGAGGGTCATCAAAAGCTCGTAACATTGGCTCATTCTTATGGCACGAAAATGGCGGTGCAACTTGCCCATGCGGGGCGAAAAAGCATTTGCAAAGAGACAACACCCGTCGCTCCTAGTCCGCTTTTATTTAGTGAAACAGGAGGTTATAAACGCCCGCATGAACTGAGCCTTGAAGAGATAGCGGAGATTAAAACGCACTTTGTTGAAGCGGCAGGTCGTGCGCACCAAGCAGGATACGATATGCTTGAATTGCATGCGGCGCATGGTTATCTGCTCTGTGAATTTTTATCGCCACTAACCAATCAGCGATGTGACCGCTATGGTGGAAGTTTGGAAAACCGATGTGCCCTTGTTGTTGAAATTGCAGAAGCGATTGTCCATGCGACTCCTTTACCCCTCATTGTACGTATCAGTGCGGATGAATGGATGAGTGAGGGCTGGAATGTAACCGATTCTATTAAACTCTCCAAAGCACTTCAAAACGTAGGTGTTACCATAATCCACGTCTCAGCAGGTGGAAACCATGAAAAACAGACGCATATACCGTCTATTGTTCCTCTTTACCAAGCAGGTTATGCCAAAACTATTCGTGAAAATGTTGGCATCCCAACGATTGCTGTGGGACTTATTACAACAGCTAAAGAAGGCGAGAAACTTTTAAAAGAAGGATTTTGTGACCTTGTAGCGTATGGAAGAGAGCTTCTTCGAAATCCAAACTTTATCTACTATGCCGCCAAAGAACAAGGCTTAAAAGAGCTTATTGAAGTCTCATACAGTAGGGCTTTTTGAGTTTACATGTAAAGCTAAAAATGTAACATCTTTTGAAAAACTTTGGAGTATAA from Sulfurospirillum oryzae encodes:
- a CDS encoding NADH:flavin oxidoreductase/NADH oxidase, whose product is MSLLLSPYEQGKIHLKNKVVMPPMCMYKAKEDGEVTPFHLTHYTARAIGGVGLIIVEATAVEPRGRISDNDIGLWDDAHIEGHQKLVTLAHSYGTKMAVQLAHAGRKSICKETTPVAPSPLLFSETGGYKRPHELSLEEIAEIKTHFVEAAGRAHQAGYDMLELHAAHGYLLCEFLSPLTNQRCDRYGGSLENRCALVVEIAEAIVHATPLPLIVRISADEWMSEGWNVTDSIKLSKALQNVGVTIIHVSAGGNHEKQTHIPSIVPLYQAGYAKTIRENVGIPTIAVGLITTAKEGEKLLKEGFCDLVAYGRELLRNPNFIYYAAKEQGLKELIEVSYSRAF